In the genome of Hyphomicrobium sp. ghe19, the window CCATCCGCATCGAGCAGCTCGCCTCCGTTGCACGCATGAGCCCGTCGTCGTTTCATGCGCATTTCAAAATGCTGACGTCGATGACGCCGCTGCAATATCAAAAGCAGCTGCGCCTTCTCGAAGCGCGACGGCTGATGGCGGCCGGCGATATCAACGTGGCAGGCGCCGCGTATCAGGTCGGATATGAGAGCGCCTCCCAGTTCAGCCGCGAATACGCGCGCATGTTCGGCATGTCGCCAAAGCGCGACGTCGTCGATCTCAAATCGTTGGCACTCGGGAGTCCGGTATGATGCTCGAAGCCGGCGCCGCGCCTAGTCCGGAACCGTCAGAACCCGAAGAGGAAACTGCAGCGAAACGCGAGATCAGCACAACGTGCGCCATCGTCGGCGCGGGACCTGCCGGTCTCATGCTCGGCCTTATGCTCGCGCGCGCGGGCCTCGATGTGACCGTGGTCGAAAAGCATGGCGACTTCCTGCGCGATTTTCGCGGCGATACGATCCATCCGTCGACGTTGCAGGTGATGCACGAGCTCGGTCTTGCGGATGAACTTCTGAAGCTCCCGCATACGGAAGCGCGCACGCTGCATGCGGAGGTCGGCGGCAAGGACATCAAAATCGCGGATTTCTCCTGGCTGCCGACGCGGAACCGCTTCATCGCGTTCATGCCGCAATGGGACTTTCTCGATTTTCTGGCGCGCGAAGCGAAGCGCTATCCGAATTTTCATCTGCTTATGCAGAGCGACTTGACGGACCTCATCATCGAAGGTGACCGGATCACCGGGCTTCGTGCAATGACAGCCAAGGGGCCGCTGACACTCCATGCGTCGCTCGTCGTCGGCGCCGACGGGCGCAATTCGGTGACTCGCAAGCTTGCCGGGCTCGAAGTCGAGAGCTTCGGCAATCCGAGCGAAGTGCTCTGGATGAAGCTTTCGCACGCCGCCGGCGATCCGGTGCAGACCATGGGTCATGCGGGGCCGCGCCAGGGCTTCGTGATGATAGATCGCGGCGACTACTGGCAGTGCGGATATATCGTTCGCAAGGGAACATACGAGGACATCAAGGCC includes:
- a CDS encoding FAD-dependent oxidoreductase, whose translation is MMLEAGAAPSPEPSEPEEETAAKREISTTCAIVGAGPAGLMLGLMLARAGLDVTVVEKHGDFLRDFRGDTIHPSTLQVMHELGLADELLKLPHTEARTLHAEVGGKDIKIADFSWLPTRNRFIAFMPQWDFLDFLAREAKRYPNFHLLMQSDLTDLIIEGDRITGLRAMTAKGPLTLHASLVVGADGRNSVTRKLAGLEVESFGNPSEVLWMKLSHAAGDPVQTMGHAGPRQGFVMIDRGDYWQCGYIVRKGTYEDIKAAGIDAFRNMVAAISPLPPERLEEIRSFDDVQLLCVRIDRLKHWWRPGLLCIGDAAHAMSPIGGVGVNLAIQDAVAAANILTAPLNERRLSNAHLAAVEMRRTFPTKATQKLQLMMRRDRRKREADEATRSGPPGFVLGIARWPILAHLAGRLIGLGFRPEHVRIRARH